The following are from one region of the Candidatus Hydrogenedentota bacterium genome:
- a CDS encoding TIGR03936 family radical SAM-associated protein gives MSVLRVRLARGPALRGIVFKEFVDLVRGAAGRAGLPVARTSRGALRIEPGPHLAPSHTSQCEYMDFELSEPITGAEFMRRLAAQLPGGLEVMSARRLPPGAKSIKAAIRMFRYRVTGEFAPEQAERFRQAGTWPIVRLRKGQQRTLDLRHSVARLEVGPKEVIMDIEARAEGTPRPEEVIASVFGIPREEAVLLDTERSGVRFSGVPPARARQAADAAYNPETE, from the coding sequence GCGCGGCCCGGCCCTCCGCGGCATCGTGTTCAAAGAATTCGTTGACCTCGTGCGCGGGGCGGCAGGTCGCGCCGGATTGCCGGTCGCGCGGACCAGCCGGGGCGCGTTGCGAATCGAGCCGGGACCACACTTGGCCCCCTCGCACACGAGTCAATGCGAATATATGGATTTTGAATTGTCGGAGCCGATCACCGGCGCGGAGTTCATGCGCCGCCTGGCGGCGCAATTGCCCGGCGGGCTCGAGGTGATGTCGGCGCGGCGGTTGCCGCCCGGCGCCAAGAGCATCAAAGCGGCGATACGCATGTTTCGCTACCGGGTAACGGGTGAATTTGCGCCCGAACAAGCGGAGCGGTTTCGCCAGGCCGGCACATGGCCGATTGTTCGGCTCCGGAAGGGGCAGCAACGCACCTTGGACCTGCGCCACAGCGTGGCCAGGCTCGAGGTGGGCCCCAAGGAAGTGATTATGGACATTGAGGCGCGTGCCGAAGGCACCCCAAGACCCGAAGAGGTGATCGCGTCGGTCTTTGGCATACCGCGGGAAGAGGCCGTGCTCCTCGACACGGAGCGAAGCGGTGTGCGGTTTTCCGGCGTTCCCCCCGCGCGCGCCCGACAGGCGGCAGACGCCGCCTACAACCCGGAGACAGAATGA